The Macaca fascicularis isolate 582-1 chromosome 11, T2T-MFA8v1.1 genome includes a region encoding these proteins:
- the C1QL4 gene encoding complement C1q-like protein 4, with translation MVLLLLVAIPLLVHSSRGPAHYEMLGRCRMVCDPHGPRGPGPDGAPASVSPFPPGAKGEVGRRGKAGLRGPPGPPGPRGPPGEPGRPGPPGPPGPGPGGVAPAADYVPRIAFYAGLRRPHEGYEVLRFDDVVTNVGNAYEAASGKFTCPMPGVYFFAYHVLMRGGDGTSMWADLMKNGQVRASAIAQDADQNYDYASNSVILHLDVGDEVFIKLDGGKVHGGNTNKYSTFSGFIIYPD, from the exons atggtgctgctgctgctggtggccaTCCCGCTGCTGGTGCACAGCTCCCGCGGGCCAGCGCACTACGAGATGCTGGGTCGCTGCCGCATGGTGTGTGACCCGCATGGGCCCAGAGGCCCGGGCCCCGACGGCGCGCCTGCTTCCGTGTCCCCCTTCCCGCCGGGCGCCAAGGGAGAGGTGGGCCGGCGCGGGAAAGCAGGCCTGCGGGGGCCCCCGGGACCACCAGGTCCAAGAGGGCCCCCTGGAGAACCCGGCAGGCCAGGCCCCCCGGGCCCTCCCGGCCCAGGCCCGGGCGGGGTGGCGCCTGCTGCAGACTACGTGCCTCGCATTGCTTTCTACGCGGGCCTGCGGCGGCCCCACGAGGGTTACGAGGTGCTGCGCTTCGACGACGTGGTGACCAACGTGGGCAACGCCTATGAGGCAGCCAGCGGCAAGTTTACTTGCCCCATGCCAGGCGTCTACTTCTTCGCTTACCACGTGCTCATGCGCGGCGGCGACGGCACCAGCATGTGGGCTGACCTCATGAAGAACGGACAG GTCCGGGCCAGCGCCATTGCTCAGGACGCGGACCAGAACTACGACTACGCCAGCAACAGCGTCATTCTGCACCTGGACGTGGGCGACGAGGTCTTCATCAAGCTGGACGGCGGGAAGGTGCACGGCGGCAACACCAACAAGTACAGCACCTTCTCCGGCTTCATCATCTACCCCGACTGA